The following are from one region of the Oryzias latipes chromosome 12, ASM223467v1 genome:
- the LOC101175417 gene encoding sodium/glucose cotransporter 1, whose protein sequence is MSRDYFGFSFITRSARNASNGNTVALNNPADISVIVIYFVVVLAVGVWAMVRTNRSTVGGFFLAGRSMVWWPIGASLFASNIGSGHFVGIAGTAAAAGIATGGFEWNALIVVVILGWLFVPIYIKAGVVTMPEYLKKRFGGSRIRIYLSILSLILYVFTKISADMFSGAIFINQALGLNIYVAVIALLLITAIYTVTGGLAAVIYTDTLQTIIMVVGSFILMGFAFNEVGGYENFERLYMQAVPSITGNISAECYKPRPDSFHIFRDAITGDLPWPGLVFGLTIQATWYWCTDQVIVQRCLSAKSLSHVKGGCILCGYLKLLPMFLMVFPGMISRILYPDVVACVDPDECKSFCDSGVGCSNIAYPKLVVDLMPNGLRGLMLSVMLASLMSSLTSIFNSASTLFTMDIYTKIRPRAKERELMIAGRVFILGLIGVSIAWIPIVQTAQSGQLFDYIQSITSYLAPPVAAVFMLAIFYKRVNEPGAFYGLIIGLPIGLSRMIAEFVYGTGSCASPSDCPTIICGVHYLYFGIILFVLSCIIIIGISLMTKPIEDKHLYRLCFSLRNRTEERVDLEQDDWVGGDDDNESIDDKDSHKEPGACKKALMCFCGLEDNKAPKLSAEEEAELKRKLTDTTEVPLWKNVVNANAVILLCVAVFFHGFFA, encoded by the exons ATGTCTCGTGATTATTTTGGATTCTCTTTTATAACGAGAAGTGCAAGAAATGCGAGCAATGGAAACACGGTGGCTCTTAACAACCCTGCAGACATTTCTGTTATTGTAATCTACTTTGTGGTTGTCTTAGCTGTGGGAGTATGg GCTATGGTACGGACCAATCGCTCCACCGTGGGTGGCTTTTTCCTCGCAGGAAGGAGTATGGTATGGTGGCCG ATCGGAGCGTCACTGTTTGCTAGCAACATAGGCAGTGGCCACTTTGTGGGCATTGCCGGCACTGCCGCAGCAGCAGGAATAGCCACTGGAGGATTTGAATGGAAT GCCCTCATTGTTGTAGTTATCCTTGGATGGCTCTTTGTGCCAATCTACATCAAAGCTGGG GTGGTTACCATGCCTGAGTACCTGAAGAAAAGGTTTGGAGGATCTCGCATTCGCATCTATCTGTCCATACTCTCCCTGATTCTTTATGTCTTCACCAAAATCTCA gCTGACATGTTTTCTGGAGCCATTTTCATCAACCAAGCTCTTGGGTTGAACATCTACGTTGCAGTTATTGCACTCCTACTGATCACTGCAATATACACTGTCACAG GTGGTCTAGCTGCAGTGATATACACAGACACATTGCAAACGATCATTATGGTAGTCGGATCGTTCATTCTTATGGGCTTTG CTTTCAATGAAGTGGGAGGCTATGAAAATTTTGAAAGGCTCTACATGCAGGCCGTCCCCTCAATCACAGGAAACATCAGTGCTGAGTGTTACAAGCCTCGACCGGACTCCTTCCACATTTTCAGGGATGCAATAACAGGAGATCTGCCATGGCCAGGCCTGGTGTTTGGACTCACCATCCAGGCCACTTGGTACTGGTGCACTGATCAG GTGATTGTTCAGCGTTGCCTGTCTGCCAAGAGTCTTTCTCATGTAAAAGGAGGTTGCATCTTGTGTGGCTACTTGAAACTGCTGCCGATGTTTCTTATGGTTTTTCCTGGAATGATCAGCAGAATTCTCTATCCTG ATGTGGTGGCATGTGTGGACCCAGATGAATGTAAATCATTCTGTGACTCTGGTGTCGGATGCAGCAACATTGCCTATCCCAAATTAGTGGTGGATCTAATGCCCAATG GTTTGCGCGGTCTCATGCTTTCTGTGATGCTGGCGTCTCTGATGAGCTCCCTTACCTCCATCTTCAACAGTGCTAGCACTCTCTTCACAATGGATATCTACACCAAGATCCGCCCCAGAGCCAAAGAACGGGAGCTCATGATTGCTGGCAG AGTGTTCATTTTGGGTTTGATTGGTGTGAGCATTGCATGGATCCCTATTGTCCAGACAGCTCAAAGTGGTCAGCTTTTTGACTACATCCAGTCTATCACCAGCTACCTTGCTCCACCCGTTGCAGCCGTCTTCATGCTCGCCATCTTTTACAAACGTGTCAATGAGCCT GGTGCCTTCTATGGACTCATAATTGGTCTACCAATAGGCCTGTCCAGGATGATTGCTGAGTTTGTGTACGGAACGGGTAGCTGTGCTAGCCCCAGTGACTGTCCGACAATTATTTGCGGAGTGCACTACCTCTACTTCGGCATCATCCTGTTTGTGTTGTCCTGTATCATCATCATTGGAATATCCCTAATGACCAAACCCATTGAAGACAAACAT CTTTATCGACTTTGCTTTAGTCTGAGGAATCGTACTGAGGAAAGAGTGGACCTCGAACAAGATGACTGGGTTGGTGGTGATGATGACAATGAAAGCATAGATGATAAAG ATTCTCACAAAGAACCGGGCGCCTGCAAAAAAGCACTCATGTGTTTCTGTGGCCTGGAGGACAACAAGGCCCCAAAACTgagtgcagaagaagaagcagaactGAAGAGGAAACTCACAGATACCACAGAGGTACCTCTATGGAAGAACGTCGTGAACGCCAATGCCGTCATCCTTTTATGTGTGGCTGTATTTTTCCATGGTTTTTTTGCTTAG